AGCGCAGCGCGAGCCACAGGAGCCGGGGCGCCCCTTCCCCGGCGCAGCCGCCTGTGGGAAGATGAGGCGAAGTTTCCACAATGCGGCCATGGGGGATGTTTTCCCGGACACCGCCGGGGCAGCAGAgatgaggcagagctggagagaacAGAGGGGCTGAGAGACCCCCCAAGCCACGGATCCGAGGGCAGCCGGGCTGAGGGGAGCCCCAGCCGGTGGATCTgagggggctgcggggccgagaggagctgggctgaggggaACCGGACTGAAGGGAGCTCCAGCCGGTGCATCTGAGGGGAACCGGACTGAGAGGAGCTCCAGCCGGTGCATCTCAGGGAGCTCCAGAATGTGGATCTTGGGGGAACTGGGCTGAAGAGAGCCGGGCTGACAGGAGGTCCAGCCGGCGGATCTGACCGGAGCCGGTGGATCTGAAGGGGACCGGCAGGTCTGGGCAGAGCCGTCGCCCCAGCCGGCGGCAGGCGGAGCAGCGGCCGGGGCGGAGGCGCCCCGCCcctgccttatttttttttttgttttacccCCCcggcttttctctcttttttttttttttttttttttttttttttttttttttttttaccaccaCCCTTCTCAAACCCAAATTAATCCTAATAAGGCAGGTAGGGAGCGCGGAGCTGCGCGGCGCGGGCATGGCCGGCGCCCGGGCCGGGGAGTCCCCGGAGGGGCGCGGGGGCTGCCCGCCCGCCGGGCGCGGGGCTCCTGCGCCCGCCCTCCCCCGCCTGCCTCCCGCCTAACCCGCGATCGCTCCCCCCCTTCCCCCGCCGAGGCGAAGCTGGAGCCGCAGGAGATCCGccgggcacagggaggggacagggatgggtTGTTTTCTCTCCCCCGCCCGCCCCGAGACCTGAGGAGATGCAGCCCAAGTTCGCCGCGATgactctgctgctggcaccgGGGTTTCTCCGCGGCATCGCAGCCTCCGGACCGCCTGAATCCTGCTCCCTCTGAATCGTCGGCGCCGGGTTAAAGCCCAGTTCTCATGTTGTGGTTGCTGGGCTGCCGCGCTCCCGTTTTGCGATGGGAGGTGGAGGAAAAGGGATTGTCCGTGAGTCAACACCGAAAACGTGATTAGGATGAACTGCTTTCACTAATCTGTTTCTAACCTTTCAGTCCATGTTGGCCTGTGACCCCTCTGAGCTTTCACATCCAGCCTGATCAGGTAGGTGTGAATTATTTACTTGGGGTGAGGGAAGGCGGATGCAAACGTTTCAGAGACTTACCTACGATCCTGGCCTCTCTCAGGATGAGAAAGTTCAAGCTGTAAACTAATTCTGAGCCAAGCAGCATTCATTTGTTTACTTGTTGAAAGGTGTCTGTGCAAGACGTCTGCAGTCTGTCTGATTTCCAGGATCGAGCCGAGTGCCTGTGAGTTGCTGTGGGACATCTCAGCTGCTGTAGCAAAATATCTGGGGAGAacttttatatacatatatgtatatgcaCGCATTTGTTTTGAGAGCTTCCTCATAAAACTCCAGCAGATTCTCACAAGTGTTTCACATTTCCTCAGATATGAATGACTctgtttgctgctctttttttcccccctaaatGCCCACAAATCTGCAGTGTTGCAACCTACCTGTAGCGTTAGGTGGGGAGATTCTCTGCTCTGTAGATATGTAAAGCAGCCGTATCTGCATGAATCGCTGGGTTTCCAAACAGCATGTTACAGTAGATATTGCTGATAGGAGTAACAAGAGGGTGCATAGTCCTTGTGATGGAAACACAGCTAGTGCTTCAATTAAGAAGATATCTTTTCGAATTTGATAAATCTTGTGTAATATCCGGTGTCTCCCTCTGTTGTGGCTTCGGAAAAACTGCTTGGTCAACAGGATCCTTTAGCTGCTTCTCTGGGATTAaagctttctcctcctcctgctccttttttgCTTCAGTTAAGGGAGAATTAATTGCTGAACATCTGCAGTCCACCAAAAAAGCCATTATATAAAAATGTCACCCCGAGGGGTGGGGGGAGTACGTGTTTGCCCGTGTGTGTAGCTTAATGCATGTTTGTGTAGACTCcgtgtgcctgtgtgtgcatgCTCTGGGAatggaggaaaagaagggatGATGACACACACACCCCAACAGTCCTTCTTGTTCTGGTTTGTGCCAGCATCTGCCTCCGTAGTTCTGCAGTCCATGTAATGCTGATATTTCATCCCATTTAAAAGTTTCCTCTAATACTTTGCCCAGCTTTTTTAGAGGGGTCAGAAACCAGTTTGCTGCCGGGGTTGCACTGGCTGCGGGCTGGTGTGTGGCAGGTTGGTGGCAGTGATGTGGCACTGTGGGCGGCCAGAAGTGTTCCCAAGGCACCGGCACGGAGCCTTCTCCTGGCGCCGACTCTCCCGGGGGTCGCTGAAAGCCCCTCTCTCTCCCGGGCTCTATCCTCACTCCGCCACTTCAGCACAGCCCGCCGCAGGTCGGGCCGTGCTGCATCGCTCCCGAAGTTTCAGAAAGGCTCCAGCTTAATCAGGCCGACACGTTTCAGCGTCTCCATGCATTAGGCAGGCATTTAACGTCCTGCACTCCGCCTTTTTTGCTGGGAATTACTGAAATGCTGAATAATGGAGAAAGTGAATTGCATCTTTGCCTCTGGCAGGGTTAAACGtacctgctgcaggctgggctgcgTTGGTAGCCCAGGAAGTCCCTCTTCAGAAATGCTGTAAATAAGATTCTGTACTATTCCACCTCTCACAGCCCGAGTTTAACCCAGCACCATCTTTCAGATTAGACACAGATCTGACAGCAGATTATGTTTAACTCCTTTTTCAGCTCAGGTTTCCCACCTCAGTTGAATGGAGTGGGCTATGCTCCATACGTAGCACCAAGGGACAGTGGCCACCACAGGAGGTTTAGACCATTCTTAAACTTGGCTTCAAAACCCTCCGAGCTGCCCATCACGTTGAGGTTTCAGGCAGCTGGTTTAATTTCTGGTGCATCCAAAACTCAACTGCAAAACTGAGGAAAGTAAAAATTAGATGATTCTGTGAACTTCCATTCCTTCAGACATATTTTATGGTCGTATGCTTCCAGGCATGTGTGTCTAATTTTAGGTATTTCACATGCTTTGTTCTCCTTGCCAGTAATTAGGAAGATGCTTAATTCAAATGAAACAGTGATAGTTAAAAACTTTGATTTATTCTTCAGTACTGGTTGAAACAATGACTTTTATAAGTCAGTATTCCTTGAATTTTGAGTTTTTTCTCACTTgaaactgtttcttttcagaCCACACTGGTCTCCCTATGGAAGCAACTGTTGGTATCTGGCTTTGAGGTcccatggagaagctgaggaggGGGATGGCTCTTCATATCCATGAAGCCTGGATACTTCTGATTGTGCTCCCTGGTTTGGTCACTCCAGCTGCCATCAATCATGAAGATTACCCCGCTGATGAAGGGGACCAGACCTCCAGTAATGACAATCTGATCTTTGATGATTACCGGGGGAAGGGCTGTGTGGATGACAGTGGCTTTGTGTACAAACTGGGAGAACGTTTTTTCCCAGGACATTCCaactgtccctgtgtctgtaCTGAGGATGGACCTGTTTGTGATCAACCAGAATGCCCTAAAATCCACCCAAAGTGCACAAAAGTGGAACACAATGGATGCTGTCCAGAATGCAAAGAAGTGAAAAACTTTTGTGAATATCATGggaaaaattacaaaatcttGGAGGAATTTAAGGTATGGAACCCTTTCTTCAGTACTTCCTACTAGTATGCTTCAGGAATTGCATTTTTTGTTGGGAGCTCTCAAAAGCACTCAGTATTTGCTTACTGCCATTGACGAATGCTGAAGTTGAAGTCAGTTTTAGCTGTGATGCAGGTCTGGCTCAAGTAAAGGCTGTCACCTCCCCTTCATGTGCACCCCTGAGGGCCAGTGGTCAGTCAAAAGCCCCTGTGGGAATTGCCAGCTCTCTGCATCTGCCTCCTTTGCTCATAGCATGGCTCATGCTGGACTACCAAGGCTGTGTAAACCAGTACTGAGTGCTTTTTGAGAACCTCTTTTGCGATTTAGATAGCAAAAAATTGATGGCATGGTGCTGAGGGTTGTTACTCATAAATGTATGAGCATACAAATAAATAGATGGTAAactctatttaattttttcatttcaactgTGATGAAGCTGTCTAGAATGGAGAAGATGAAATCCTAGGCAGATGAGCATCTCAAGCAATGAAAAACGTGGGATTTCATTGTAATGGTTGAGTTATGGTAAGGAATGTCATAAAGAAATCCAGAAATACATCTTAAAAACAAGTCAATGTTTTCCAAAATCACTACACAACCTGCAATTCTCATTCAAATGAGTTTGATCACGAGCTTTCAGTTGTGCTATTCAAttctgaaaacagcatttcacagTGAAGAACAGGGACTGTAAAAGCTGTAGGTACACAAGTTTGTTCTTCCAGGTCATGTGGCTTTAAGAGTTGAACCTCTATAATTAACAACAGCCTGTAACTGTTCCTGGCTTAGTGCCAGATCTTATTATACACTTGGCCAGTTCCTTGTCTTTTCctgcaaggaaaataatttcatgttggTCTGAGTACTTCACCAGTTCTCAGTAACATGGATGGCAGTTCcctttttcacagaaatggGCGTTTTCAGGGGAGGTAGCAGTTAGTAGTTCCTTTCTTCTATCATGTGTGTTGCATGTTTATCTTTCTCTGTCCATCTGAAACTGCAGTCACTGAGTCTGCCCAAGACAGTTTAATGTCACAAGCACAAGGTAAAGCCAATGTATGAGGAGCATCTCCTTGAGGGCCACCCTGATCaacctgctctgctttgctgaggGATGTGAAGATGCTGATCTCATGACCTGCTCAGATAACAGTTTCTTCTTGCCCTGAGAAGGCCCTACTTCATCCCATGATCACACTTCAGTGGCTGCATTTtgactgctgtgttttcaggtGGTGAGATATCCCATCTAAGTGGTCAGGTTTTCATGTGAGAGCTGTAAGGTCTCATTTTTAGGAAGCAGAAATTTGTGAGGACTCTGAAGAGATTTCAGTGGGAAAGATAGATCTTGTCATTAAAGTATCTTTTGTGTGTGAATTAAGTGGAAAAGTAGTGATctcttttcctgaaagaaataatttcatcctGATAACAGCTTAAActccaggaaaacagaataCAGGAGAGAAAAGCTGTTGGACAGAGTTAGGAGCCATCTGGTTCCCTGCTTGCTGTATTCAAACACTTGGGATGTTGTGTGGAAAGCAAAGTTGCAGCACCCTCTGAGAAGCACAAAGTAGACAGTGTCACACACTCTGACACACAGTAACCTTCTGTCCAGAACTAATGTGAGATCCTTCACACTTAATTTAGCTGACAGTCAAACTTTTGACCTGGACCTGTGTTTTGCTGAAAGCTCAATATGTTGTGGGATGGGGCAGAAACCAATGTTTTGGAAATCTGTGTTTACCTAGAATAAACAGTGGattgcttttttcctcaaagCTCTGTAGAAGAGTCAGACAATAGAAGATCAGTgttttgtgggggaaaaaagaagcacCAGTGAACTATGACTTTATAAATTCTATAGGAAAGGCAGAACTTTGAGAttcaggaagctgctgctctgaagtcTTGACTTTATGAGGCATCCAAGcattttgttgtttatttcaGCAGAATAAAGATTATACTTGCTATCTCTGCAGATGAAATCTTGAGCAGTTCATAGGTTTTacaggctctgagctctgctctttcCTCATCCTGTTGAATTTCTAATGCCTGCAAACTTTCTCACATCCATTGCACACACACTGAAGTCAAAGACGAGAGGCTGTTGTGACTCAAACCCAGGCTGCTTTCAGTGGAAACAGAGGCACTGTTTTATGTGGTCTCAGAACCCTTTCACCCACTTGATTTACTTTTGCTGGTATGTAGATTCCAAATCGTCATCTATAGAAGTGCTTGTCACTGCTGAGTTTCAGCTGAAATTAGCCtctatttaaaaatcttttgcaagtgtgtgtctgtgtatgtgTGCCAGGACTGACTCATCTTGTAGAAATTTCAGCTGCCTGATCTTTCACaaatttggattaatttttttccctcagatgtttttttttcctaggataTCAATATCTATGAGAGGTTTCCAGTTGGGTGAATTTTCCTGTATTgtttctagatttttttaatcaggttTGGGGTGAGAAATCCAAATGTGattcaatctttttttcttaccaCTGGCAGTAAGTGTGATGCTGTCAGGGTAAAGGAGTTAGTTACAAAGACCCATTTCTTGAATATTTAGCTTTCTTCTAGTGAACAGATCTTGTACATCTGATTTTTTGAGTCATAACAGTCATAAGCACAAAATACAAACATGCCAACAAGCCATGTAGCTTAGACAGCTGTCCAAATATTTATGCTTGTGCCCCTCAATCATTAACATGTACAACTGAAATGCTGAACTGAAGTTCAATTACAAATCCAAACCCATTGAGAGTTTTTCTTGTATCCTTTTGTAAAATTTTGTGTCTTTGACAGATGGCTTAGTAACCCTAGGCAGCATCTTCATAGCGTCTTCATCTCTTATGGGTCCTGGGAGATGTTGGTGGGTTTGGGGCCCCAGCTGCCCATACAGAGCCTGCCTCATTCcctgatttcagtgggatttgcCCCTGGATTCGGCTGAGGCTGGGGTTCCACCTGCAGAAAAGGCCAGCACAGTCTCTCTAATGCTAACCACGATCTGATTAAAATGTGCTGATTAAAATACAGATTGATGCCTGGTGGGCATGATTCTGATGcctttggagcaggagagagggcagGTCCAGTGGGCTTTACTGGGATccatctctctctttcccatcttgttttctgcttttctctttgttggGCTACAGTGTGGTATCTCAGGTCCCACTGGCCCTTCTCAAAGCAGGGGTGAAGGCAGCTGTGGtagctgcagggaaggtgtgAAGGATGCTGGAAGTCCCAGGCTGTTTTCTCTAGAGGGGTCTGGCAGGGACTCTAGGGGTCACTtggcagctgctttttctctcagACATCATCCTTGCTTTGATATCAGTTCTGGAGGTGAAGGTCTGAGCCCAAGTGCTCTGTGCTCACCTGTAGGAGCAGAGATCTTTCAGGGAGGCTGTTAAGCCTCCCCTTTCTtctcagagacagaaaacaagcaaatgGAGATTGGTGTTGGTGATTGGAAGTACCCATGGCTGTGTTTGAAATGAatgtccccagccagcagctgatgGAAAGCTAAGGAGACAGTGTTCCTCCAGTGTGACAGATGTTCATTGGCAGCTGATGGAGATCTCCTGCAAATGTCACTGAGGCAACAGTGGCCCTAAGTGCTGATTAGGTTTTGCTCTCTTGCATGACTTGCTGGCAGAAGAGCACACACCTTTGAGAAACGGAATTATGGCGTGGTTGCTGTGTATTGTAGCCACGGTGAGGAGCCCCTGGAAGAGGATTGAGTTGTCAGGTTGGAAAGTCCATTTTCAGCTCTGAACTTCCTGGGTTTCTCATCACCCAGCAGAGGCACATCCAGAATAACCTCCTGCAGACCTCTGGATGTGTAGCCAAATGCCATTGCTGGGAGATAAATGGTCAGTTCACAAGAGACTGTCAAGTTAACATCTTGAAATATTCTCTCCATTTTAGACTGACAGGCAGGgactgctccctgtgcctgcaggagggTGGGCATGGTGCCATCCTCCTCCAAGGCAGTGGCAGGAATTTCCTGAGCCCAGACTTTGAAATATCTCTGTTAGCCTGGCAGAACGTTGGGTGAGTTATCCTTTGGGTGGGAACAGAGGTTTTGGCCTTCCTGATGATGTTCAAGTGAGAAGGGCAGCTTCAACCTGCAGTTTTGAGCTTGAGTTTGGGAAATACTCTGGACATTTTTTGGGTGCTCCTCAGTGGCTGTCTTCCCTTCTTCCAAGAGCTGCCATTTCTTCTAGCCATTGGCTCTGCCAGTGCTtatcctctgctgctgcctttatTTGCCTGCCCTTCCCAATGACTTCTCCACTTCCTTGTCCTCTCCCCTTCCGCCTTGGCTACTCCCAGACCTGTCCTCACTGAAAAAGTCCCTAGGTGATGCCCAAGTATTTGTCCCTTGCATCAGCACAAGTGTGGAGAGGTGGAAAACAAACCTTGCTCTTGCCCTTTTCCTCCAcactgttaggaaaaaaaaaaaaaatgtaaagcagGAAAGGtgacatttttccttcaggGGCAAAGTTTTTGCTGACTTGAAAAAAGCCAGCATTTCGTTGCTAAAgttctactttatttttctctcccctgttcCCTGCTACTATATCTTAAGttcattgctttgttttgtcCACAAATCACCTGTAATCCTTCAGTGAAGGTTTTTGTATCTTGCTGACTTTATGTCTTCTTGAACAGTGCTTTGCGCAGTAGGGACACAGCTCTAGCAGGGTTTTCAGGGTGTAATCAGAACCCAAAATCTATGAGAGACTGTGTAAGCATAGCATTATCATACACTGATTCTCAGCTCATTATGGAAACCTTTACTTCAGAATAGTGgcacctccttctcctttgttaatgctctttaaaatgttttattaatgcAATTACCTGAACTTAACTGAGCAAAGCAAGGCCTCTCATCAAAAAGCACATGCAGGCAGGTATGCAGCTGCTATCCAGCAACTCTTAGCCCCTGAAACACAGTGTGTCCATCCTGatgctggagaaaaggaggcagTGAAACCAAAAAGGGATTCCCCACCCCCAGAAGTGTGCCAGAAATAGAAATTTCTGAACAGAAATAGAATTTAAGTGGTGTAAACAACAGCCTGGCTCAGACCACCAGGTACCCAGCCTAGGAGTCCAAGCTTATCAAATATGGATGGAGCACTTGGGATGGTGCAGAGTGTTACTGGGGTACTCTTAGGTGAGAAACAAGAGTGTGGCAGCCCTGGGTGGAGAGGGCCAGCATGGGTCCCCCATTGTAATATTGGCATTTTTCTCTCCAAGATGTGTGCAGCAGGCTTTTTTTTCAACTGTGACTCAAACaagtggggcttttttttttcccttcttgtgTGTTCTGCAATTTCACATATGGCTAGAAAATcataatacaaaagaaatttcAATAACGTGCCTGTGCTTTAATAAAAGGAGCCATGAACAATGCCAGTCTGAAGATAGCATACAGCCATTGAAATCAGACAGGGGAAACAGAACATCAGTCAGATGGAAAAGTATGATTTATTATCTCCCTCCTGGCAAAATTACAGTGACAATGTCTATGCAAAGGAATCTAAAATTACTGACTTACTGTATTTCTGTCATAGTTTGTACCAAGAAAACATACTAAAATAGATAGGCCTGTCACATATTGATCTATAGTgaaacctatttttaaaattatgctaTGAATTTAGCTACTGATTCTGTAACATATATATCACATTATGCACAAATATATTGTTACAATAGGTGAAAGAAGGTGGCATTTATTCAGTATTTGGctaaaaaaatccatggaattTTCTTCCCTAGAGCACAGTAATACATGGGAGGTCCCAAAAGCTCAGAGCTCagtggtgctggctgtgccacacACAGACTGTCTCAGAGGTCCCCACTGAAATGGATGAGACCCAAAACCTGAATCTCCACTGTTCAGAATCAGCAGGAACTGAGTACATGCCCCTGGTTTTAGTCACAGTGCAGCAGcccagtgcagagctcagcctgtaCATGCAATCCCAAGGGATTGGTATTTCCCCAGTAAATATGACACAGGAATTCATGTGTGCCCAACATTTATactgccagagctggggctgggctttCAGTGATTCACTCCAGGAAATGgcccatcagctctgctggcttcCAGAATGGGGCTGAAGGACAGGGGGTATCTCTGCACAGCCAGTGGAGAAGCTCTGGcacttccctgccctccctccgTGGCTGCTGGAGCCTTACTGTTAAGAAAATGGAATAAGTAGTGCCTGCAGGTGTTACCAGCTCCTTCCAAGAGTGGTAAAATCAAGTCTGAGGCTTTATTGTTGTGCCAGACAATGCTCAGTGGGGCCATGGAGAGACCTGCTGGTCCTTGGCTCTCTCAAGCTGTTTGTTCTGTCACCCAGGCTGTTTCTGTGGGGCTGGTGAGCAGGAGGTCCTTGGGTCATCAACTTAGGAAGAAGGATCATTAGAAACATTCACAGCTCATTGGTGGAAAGGTTttttaggaaattatttcctACCAGAGCAAGGGGAAGTGCAGGTATGTG
This window of the Serinus canaria isolate serCan28SL12 chromosome 7 unlocalized genomic scaffold, serCan2020 HiC_scaffold_29, whole genome shotgun sequence genome carries:
- the VWC2L gene encoding von Willebrand factor C domain-containing protein 2-like isoform X1, producing the protein MEKLRRGMALHIHEAWILLIVLPGLVTPAAINHEDYPADEGDQTSSNDNLIFDDYRGKGCVDDSGFVYKLGERFFPGHSNCPCVCTEDGPVCDQPECPKIHPKCTKVEHNGCCPECKEVKNFCEYHGKNYKILEEFKPSPCEWCRCEPSNEVHCVVADCAVPECVNPVYEPEQCCPVCKNGPNCFAGTTIIPAGIEVKVDDCNICHCHNGDWWKPAQCSKRECQGKQAL
- the VWC2L gene encoding von Willebrand factor C domain-containing protein 2-like isoform X2 translates to MEKLRRGMALHIHEAWILLIVLPGLVTPAAINHEDYPADEGDQTSSNDNLIFDDYRGKGCVDDSGFVYKLGERFFPGHSNCPCVCTEDGPVCDQPECPKIHPKCTKVEHNGCCPECKEVKNFCEYHGKNYKILEEFKPSPCEWCRCEPSNEVHCVVADCAVPECVNPVYEPEQCCPVCKNGIPEMARF